In the genome of Bacillus sp. S3, one region contains:
- a CDS encoding copper resistance CopC/CopD family protein, translating to MNLKSKLCMSVVVISLFLFPSIFSAHAYIKQSMPLENEILEKPPKEVTIQFDESIQPAFHSIKVFDSEGNRVDKENGQIDPKQPSVLKSGLKKNLSEGTYRIKWKVVSSDGHPVEGVIPFQIGTESQGTSGLHNETEGYTPKADLIMIRWLQYLSNASYVGLLFFYMAILPKGYRKNRTADQLFLRMYGISFVLLFMSILLSLPLQATIESGLPWSEVFSFQLLENVLSNTAFGQTWIYQAAILLTLGLITSFIGMAESTKKVIVWACFGLGIALLLTKTFTSHAAAGNNQLVKISMDFVHLLAASIWVGSLIGFAALLPWRKRAETKQDYLLMVNRFSKWGIILVLLLTFTGVFGILLYIPTLSSLFQTAYGKVLVSKIILFLLMVILAALNFMKGKRKRGRGLAASIWGEFTVGLMILIISVVLTNLPTAMQSPGPFKESKTVTHSNQVTLRVTPNRIGENLYEVTLKDRQGQPIKNIEQLHLTFTMPEMDMGKETVNLTKIADGKYQVQGLHFSMAGKWNVHVHVLTKSLESIDTDFSVLAGSQ from the coding sequence ATTTTTATTTCCGTCTATTTTTTCTGCCCATGCTTATATTAAACAGTCGATGCCGTTAGAAAATGAAATCTTAGAAAAACCACCAAAGGAAGTAACGATTCAATTTGACGAATCCATCCAGCCGGCTTTTCATTCAATCAAAGTTTTCGATTCAGAAGGAAACAGGGTCGATAAAGAAAATGGACAGATTGATCCAAAGCAGCCTTCCGTTTTAAAGAGCGGATTGAAGAAGAACCTTTCAGAAGGGACATATCGAATAAAATGGAAGGTTGTTTCAAGTGACGGTCATCCTGTTGAAGGTGTCATTCCCTTTCAAATTGGAACAGAGAGTCAAGGCACTTCAGGGTTACATAATGAGACTGAAGGTTATACACCAAAAGCAGATCTCATTATGATCCGTTGGCTGCAATATCTCAGCAATGCCAGTTATGTCGGGCTCCTGTTTTTTTACATGGCTATTTTACCAAAAGGATATCGTAAAAATAGGACAGCGGATCAGTTGTTCCTTAGAATGTATGGAATAAGTTTTGTACTATTATTCATGAGTATTCTGCTAAGCTTGCCATTACAAGCTACAATAGAATCCGGACTCCCTTGGAGTGAAGTGTTTAGCTTTCAACTGCTTGAAAATGTCTTATCGAATACAGCCTTTGGGCAAACATGGATTTACCAGGCTGCCATTCTATTGACTCTAGGCCTTATCACTTCATTTATTGGGATGGCTGAGAGCACGAAAAAGGTCATTGTTTGGGCATGTTTTGGTTTAGGAATAGCGTTGCTGCTGACAAAGACATTCACTAGTCATGCGGCAGCAGGAAACAATCAATTAGTAAAAATATCAATGGATTTTGTCCATTTGCTGGCTGCATCAATTTGGGTAGGAAGTTTAATCGGCTTTGCTGCACTGTTGCCTTGGCGGAAACGTGCAGAAACGAAACAAGATTATCTACTAATGGTAAACCGTTTCTCCAAATGGGGCATCATTCTCGTCCTTCTTTTAACCTTTACTGGAGTGTTTGGCATTCTATTATACATTCCAACCTTGTCGTCCCTTTTCCAAACGGCCTATGGAAAGGTGTTAGTAAGCAAAATTATTTTATTTTTGTTGATGGTCATCCTTGCGGCTTTGAATTTTATGAAAGGAAAAAGAAAAAGAGGAAGAGGCTTGGCAGCATCCATCTGGGGTGAGTTTACAGTCGGACTGATGATCCTAATTATTTCTGTTGTCCTAACTAATTTACCAACAGCCATGCAATCTCCAGGGCCTTTTAAGGAATCTAAAACAGTCACACACAGCAATCAGGTGACATTGAGAGTGACCCCTAATAGGATTGGCGAAAATTTATATGAAGTTACACTCAAAGATCGTCAAGGGCAGCCAATCAAAAATATTGAGCAATTACACTTAACCTTTACTATGCCTGAGATGGATATGGGCAAAGAGACGGTTAATCTTACTAAAATTGCGGATGGAAAATACCAGGTACAAGGTTTGCATTTCAGTATGGCTGGGAAATGGAACGTCCATGTACACGTTTTAACAAAATCGTTAGAAAGCATTGATACTGATTTTAGCGTTTTGGCCGGCAGTCAATAA
- a CDS encoding YcnI family protein, whose product MKKFMIKISKVFIPAVISLFFFSSIASAHVTVSPKTSATGAWETYTLKVPVEKDVATTKVTIKAPEGVEVMSYQPVPGWTYSAEKDTSGKVKTFTFEATGEGIQAGQFQQFVFVAKNPDKATKAAWDAFQYYKDGSIVEWTGGEGSDSPHSITDIVTATSTDHHNTATTEHTEKTDKVQTTEDEKADDTSDSLPLILSGAAALLALAALIVAMRKK is encoded by the coding sequence ATGAAAAAATTCATGATAAAGATTTCAAAAGTGTTTATTCCAGCAGTAATCAGTTTATTTTTCTTTTCAAGTATCGCAAGTGCACATGTAACAGTAAGTCCGAAAACCTCCGCAACCGGAGCATGGGAAACCTATACCTTAAAGGTTCCAGTTGAAAAAGATGTGGCAACCACTAAAGTTACTATCAAAGCCCCTGAAGGAGTAGAGGTGATGTCCTATCAACCCGTTCCCGGGTGGACGTACTCTGCTGAAAAAGATACTAGTGGGAAAGTGAAGACCTTTACATTCGAGGCGACCGGTGAGGGAATTCAAGCTGGACAATTCCAGCAGTTCGTGTTTGTAGCAAAGAATCCTGATAAGGCAACAAAGGCGGCATGGGATGCGTTTCAATATTACAAAGACGGCAGTATTGTGGAGTGGACTGGTGGTGAAGGTTCTGATTCCCCGCATTCCATTACGGACATTGTGACGGCAACATCAACTGACCATCATAATACAGCGACTACAGAACATACTGAAAAAACAGATAAAGTGCAAACAACAGAGGACGAAAAAGCAGATGATACGTCCGATTCTCTTCCGCTCATTTTATCAGGTGCAGCAGCATTACTGGCACTTGCAGCGCTTATCGTGGCAATGCGTAAAAAATAA